The Palaemon carinicauda isolate YSFRI2023 chromosome 37, ASM3689809v2, whole genome shotgun sequence genome contains a region encoding:
- the LOC137629140 gene encoding uncharacterized protein, producing the protein MLLLAFALITSTGRFSSALIQNAETEAVFTSGIDSIVSVLEEYVTRCSVRLSDEVEGDMRNLENTVEMQWKRIEELQENVTKAIGRSDDMIKHHYQVSPTPAPDPCAWPFRRVAGSCFWLHKNPSLTWEKARAYCQKEGGDLATPDDMGGVISFLNSELAHEWIFIWFGGKRKSNGSWYWLSGDQQMTVSSSHWSDYIKPGNCAFFHARKGNKIGVTDCNEESWYLCEKKIL; encoded by the exons ATGTTACTTCTGGCATTTGCGTTAATAACTAGCACTGGGCGTTTCTCTTCAGCCCTAATCCAAAATGCTGAAACGGAGGCTGTTTTTACAAGTGGAATTGATAGCATAGtttccgttctggaagaatacgtgaCACGTTGCTCAGTAAGGCTGTCGGATGAGGTAGAAGGAGACATGAGAAATCTCGAGAACACGGTGGAAATGCAGTGGAAGAGGATTGAAGAATTGCAGGAAAATGTTACCAAAGCGATTGGAAGAAGTGACGATATGATAAAGCATCATTATCAGGTTTCACCCACTCCTGCACCTGATC CTTGTGCCTGGCCATTTCGAAGAGTAGCAGGAAGTTGTTTCTGGCTTCACAAGAACCCAAGTCTGACCTGGGAGAAAGCCAGAGCATATTGCCAGAAAGAAGGCGGCGATCTCGCCACTCCGGATGACATGGGAGGTGTAATCAGCTTCCTCAACAGTGAACTTGCCCACG AGTGGATTTTTATCTGGTTTGGGGGTAAAAGGAAATCGAACGGCTCATGGTATTGGCTGTCAGGAGACCAGCAGATGACTGTCAGCTCGTCTCATTGGTCCGATTACATAAAGCCAGGAAATTGTGCTTTCTTTCACGCACGAAAAGGCAACAAGATTGGCGTGACTGATTGTAATGAAGAAAGCTGGTACCTGTGTGAGAAAAAGATCCTTTAG